One part of the Actinotignum schaalii genome encodes these proteins:
- a CDS encoding Rib/alpha-like domain-containing protein: MTSFRKIAGATLAATLIFFGGTPALADPASPAGASSAEQANSAKFGGAIAKNFFLVNGLTEAEVIDSVKAQLTKNNLNPDEYEFTVKNLSEANANSYGPKRKDRVKDVPVIVAKKGTPDTFDTYNVKVFYYAPPFAFREENPDPQKGAPQNQSTHNAGKVTVADPNSYTLSADQQAMIVDAFLKNNPALGLTRDQVTVDNQGELTITNKAGEDGFSVVVPSSESVSVIGKVPNILVFLDPSTNTNQNKLKSTPIPPVTVTLKADDYSKGKLWGTNAPGQGEAWPATKQLSGFDLKLAGNTAVISGQYDAGISNSIGGKRFIGIRTDKADDMRYTQSFSNLFKVRVLPTKQDTLIRSLDTDAPFTPEDVKGLIDVDYGKLGILKYGDDAGLSKQDVHNEVKGKITKNIEVPGISHEPGTQEFPGTLTTDLGAVSPKLTATIIYYTSKISETAVSDPNNLTPGEQEAIAKKVKELNQLKDTDKVTVDKEGNVTIVFNRNGKDLGTKTFKAPLVTPSYPDSSGKSGSTVEVPISTPEGFTFPDGSTFKVDGEAPAGLTVGEDGKITYQIPEDKETGDVTGTVLVTVPGQPDPVKVPFKIAVTKPKMAEKITLKDPDITGVVDLDKLTPEEKTKVSDAIKAKNPDLPTDAKITVSDNGTATVTYKDGSSTTFTPDKTVRQLKDNEKIKINDPEITGVVDVNKLTDPEREQVKKAVEKKNPKLPEGTTITVSENGTVTVTFPDQSTTTITPDKTVRQLKDNEKITLKDPEVTGVVDPNNLTPEEQDQVKDKVKKANPDLPENTQVTVGKDGTVTVTFPDGSETQIPADKTVRKLKDNEKTTLKDPELTGVVDLTNLTPEEQDQVKDKVKKANPDLPENTQVTVGKDGTVTVTFPDGSETQIPAEKTVKLLTPADNGDADKGNKGDKPDASKPAKVKKVKKLQHTGADVTLGLLAAAAAVAAGGALAAGRRRR, encoded by the coding sequence GTGACCTCTTTTCGTAAGATAGCGGGTGCCACCCTGGCGGCCACCCTTATATTCTTCGGCGGCACACCCGCGCTCGCCGATCCAGCCTCCCCCGCGGGAGCTTCCAGCGCCGAACAAGCCAATTCCGCAAAGTTCGGCGGTGCCATCGCAAAGAACTTCTTCTTAGTCAATGGACTGACCGAGGCTGAGGTGATTGACTCCGTCAAGGCTCAGCTCACCAAAAACAACCTGAATCCCGATGAGTATGAGTTCACGGTAAAGAACCTCAGCGAAGCCAACGCTAACTCCTACGGCCCAAAGCGTAAAGATCGCGTTAAGGACGTACCGGTTATCGTGGCCAAGAAGGGGACTCCGGACACCTTCGACACTTACAACGTCAAGGTTTTCTACTACGCTCCACCGTTCGCGTTCCGGGAGGAAAACCCGGATCCCCAAAAGGGCGCCCCTCAAAATCAAAGCACCCATAACGCGGGCAAAGTAACTGTTGCTGACCCGAATAGCTACACCCTGTCTGCGGATCAGCAGGCAATGATCGTTGATGCTTTCCTCAAGAACAACCCAGCTCTCGGCCTCACCCGCGATCAGGTCACCGTGGACAATCAGGGAGAGCTCACTATCACAAACAAGGCCGGTGAAGACGGGTTTAGCGTCGTCGTTCCCAGCAGCGAATCCGTGAGCGTTATCGGGAAGGTTCCCAATATTCTGGTCTTCCTCGATCCTTCCACGAACACAAACCAGAACAAACTGAAGTCCACTCCCATTCCTCCGGTAACAGTTACTCTGAAAGCCGATGACTACAGCAAGGGTAAGCTCTGGGGAACTAACGCCCCGGGCCAGGGCGAGGCGTGGCCAGCTACGAAACAGCTTTCCGGGTTTGACCTTAAGCTCGCCGGCAATACCGCCGTTATCTCCGGTCAGTATGACGCTGGTATCTCCAATTCGATTGGCGGTAAGCGTTTTATCGGAATCCGCACGGACAAAGCCGACGATATGCGCTACACCCAGTCCTTCTCGAATCTGTTTAAGGTGCGTGTTCTCCCCACGAAGCAGGACACTCTCATCCGCAGCCTGGATACCGACGCGCCTTTCACCCCCGAAGATGTGAAGGGGCTTATCGATGTGGATTACGGCAAGCTCGGAATTCTCAAGTACGGGGACGACGCGGGACTTTCTAAGCAGGACGTCCACAACGAGGTCAAGGGCAAAATTACCAAGAATATTGAGGTTCCCGGGATCAGCCACGAACCCGGCACCCAGGAATTCCCCGGCACGCTCACAACCGACCTTGGTGCAGTCTCCCCGAAGCTGACCGCAACCATCATTTACTACACGTCCAAGATTTCCGAGACAGCAGTATCCGACCCGAATAACCTGACGCCCGGCGAACAGGAAGCTATTGCGAAGAAGGTCAAGGAACTCAACCAGCTCAAGGACACGGACAAAGTCACGGTGGACAAGGAAGGCAATGTCACGATTGTCTTCAACCGCAACGGCAAGGACCTCGGCACCAAGACCTTCAAGGCGCCGCTCGTCACGCCTTCATACCCGGATTCCAGCGGCAAGTCCGGTTCCACGGTTGAGGTTCCGATCTCCACGCCGGAAGGCTTCACTTTCCCGGACGGTTCCACGTTTAAGGTCGACGGCGAAGCTCCCGCTGGACTCACTGTTGGCGAGGATGGCAAGATCACGTACCAGATCCCCGAGGATAAGGAGACCGGCGATGTGACGGGCACTGTGCTCGTGACGGTCCCCGGTCAGCCTGATCCAGTGAAGGTTCCCTTCAAGATCGCCGTGACCAAGCCGAAGATGGCAGAGAAGATCACCCTGAAGGATCCTGACATCACCGGCGTTGTTGACCTCGATAAACTCACGCCCGAGGAAAAGACCAAGGTTAGCGATGCTATCAAGGCTAAGAACCCGGACCTGCCCACGGATGCCAAGATCACTGTCTCCGACAATGGCACTGCAACCGTGACCTACAAGGACGGCTCCTCAACTACTTTCACTCCGGACAAGACGGTTCGCCAGCTCAAGGACAACGAGAAGATCAAGATCAACGACCCCGAAATCACCGGTGTTGTTGATGTCAACAAGCTGACCGATCCCGAACGCGAACAGGTCAAGAAGGCCGTCGAAAAGAAGAACCCGAAGCTCCCCGAAGGCACCACGATCACCGTCTCCGAAAACGGCACGGTCACCGTAACCTTCCCGGACCAGTCGACGACCACGATCACTCCGGACAAGACGGTTCGCCAGCTCAAGGACAACGAGAAGATCACTCTCAAGGATCCTGAAGTAACCGGCGTTGTCGATCCCAACAACCTCACCCCTGAAGAGCAGGACCAGGTGAAGGACAAGGTCAAGAAGGCCAACCCCGACCTGCCCGAGAACACTCAGGTGACTGTGGGTAAGGACGGGACCGTGACCGTCACCTTCCCCGACGGCTCCGAGACCCAGATCCCGGCCGACAAGACTGTCCGCAAGCTCAAGGACAACGAGAAGACCACTCTCAAGGATCCCGAGCTCACTGGAGTTGTGGACCTGACCAACCTCACCCCTGAAGAGCAGGACCAGGTGAAGGACAAGGTCAAGAAGGCCAACCCCGACCTGCCCGAGAACACTCAGGTGACTGTGGGTAAGGACGGGACCGTGACCGTCACCTTCCCCGACGGCTCCGAGACCCAGATCCCGGCCGAGAAGACCGTCAAGCTGCTCACCCCGGCCGATAACGGCGATGCCGACAAGGGCAATAAGGGTGACAAGCCGGACGCTTCCAAGCCCGCCAAGGTCAAGAAGGTCAAGAAGCTGCAGCACACCGGTGCTGACGTGACGCTTGGGCTCTTGGCTGCGGCCGCCGCGGTGGCTGCCGGTGGGGCCCTGGCCGCTGGGCGTCGTCGCCGCTAA
- a CDS encoding AbrB/MazE/SpoVT family DNA-binding domain-containing protein, whose product MTKEFAESAKVKANRRVTIPKAVRERLGIIKGDRIGFVVDGNDVHVINSARYAMSVLQDGLAGEAERLGLDSEEAVNDLVTSIRNS is encoded by the coding sequence GTGACTAAGGAATTCGCAGAATCCGCCAAGGTGAAGGCAAACCGACGCGTGACCATCCCGAAGGCGGTGCGCGAGCGGCTGGGTATCATCAAAGGAGACCGCATCGGCTTTGTCGTAGACGGCAACGACGTACACGTGATCAACTCCGCCCGCTACGCAATGTCAGTTCTCCAAGATGGACTTGCCGGCGAAGCAGAACGTTTGGGCCTTGATTCCGAAGAAGCCGTGAACGATCTGGTCACAAGCATCAGAAACAGTTAG
- a CDS encoding prevent-host-death protein yields MNVNTNTLVPISEANQNFSKVARLVDEYGSAVILKNNRPRYIITEFAKADEIAEPDDAELAKVSAALIRKNARVYEELAK; encoded by the coding sequence ATGAATGTCAATACGAATACCCTGGTGCCAATTTCGGAAGCGAACCAGAATTTCTCGAAGGTGGCGCGATTGGTAGACGAGTACGGTTCAGCCGTTATTTTGAAAAATAATCGCCCTCGTTACATCATTACAGAATTCGCTAAGGCGGATGAAATCGCAGAACCGGACGATGCCGAGCTCGCGAAGGTCTCAGCCGCACTCATAAGAAAAAATGCGCGCGTATATGAGGAACTGGCGAAGTGA